DNA from Candidatus Acidiferrales bacterium:
TCTTGCGGCCGCTACCATGGACGGTTTCCAGGGCGTAGATGAGAGGCAGCGTCACCTTCCCTTCCTTGAGGTCGCTGGCTACGGGCTTACCGAGCTTGGCAGCGGAAGAAGTAAAGTCCAAGACATCGTCCACCAGTTGAAACGCCATCCCGGCCTGACGCCCATACTCGGAGAGGGGAAACTCAAGACTCTCCTGGCGGGCAAGGACCGCTCCGAGTTTGGCGCAGCCGCCAAACAAACAGGCGGTTTTGCGGTAGACAAGGTCGAGGGCGTCCTCCTCGGTCAAATCCATTTTGCCGAGGCGGGCGAGCTGAAGCAACTCGCCTTCCACCATGGTTTGGGTGAGGCCGATGAGGATGTCCAGGATCTTAAAGTTGCGTTCGGCAAGGGCAATTTGGAAGGATTGCATGTAGAGCCAGTCGCCAGCAAGGACGCTCAAATGATTTCCCCACCGGGAGTTGGTAGAAGCGCGGCCGCGGCGGGTATCAGCACCATCGATGACGTCGTCATGAATGAGGGTGGCAGTGTGAATGAGTTCGACGACGGTGCCAAGCTTGATGGCGGATTGTCCCTCATAGCCGCTGCACTTGGCCGCCAGCAACAGAAGGGCGGGACGAAGCCGCTTTCCGCCGCCATCCAGCAGGTAGCGACCAATGGAAGCCACCGGTTCGACGGCGGCATCGCTCTGGGCAGCGAATTCGCCCTCGACCATGCGAAGGTCGTCGCGCACCAGTTCAAAAATTTCTTGAGCAGTCACGATTCTACCAGCTTACCCGTCGCCCCGGAGGCCGCCACAGGCAGGCGGAAGAGATTCCGGAAATTCTCAAGGAGGGCCGCGGCCAATGCGTCCTCGGGTGCTTGATGCAGCGCCGCCAGCGCTCGCACCACCTCAGCCACGTGAGCCGGCTCATTTCGCTTTCCCCGGAAGCGCTGGGGGGCCAAGTACGGGCAATCGGTTTCCGCGAGCAAGCAATCGGGCGGCAACTGCGCGGCAACGGAACGCAGCACCGCAGCCTTCGGATACGTGACGTTGCCTGCAAATGATACCAGAAAACCAAACCCGATAGCCCGGCGAGCATCGTCCAGAGTGCCGCTGAAGCAGTGAAGAATGCCGCCGAGGTTAGTCGGGGCCCACTGCTCGGCCAGGATACGAAGGCAATCCCCCCAGGCCTGGCGGCAGTGGATTATGACGGGGAGCTTTGCTTCGGCAGCCAAGTCGAGTTGCCGGCGGAAAACTCGCTGCTGAACCTCCGGCGGCGGCTGCGGATAGTGATAATCGAGACCGATTTCGCCCCATGCGATCACACGCGAATCCGAGCCAAGCTTGCGCAAGGCATCGTCGTGCGCGGCAGAGATACGGGCCGCGTCATGAGGATGGACGCCCACGGAAGCGTAAATCCAAGGATAACGTTGGGCAAAGGGGATGGCAGCATCGAGGCGATCCGGTCCAGCACCGCTTCCAATGCTGAGCAGGAGTTCCACGCCGGCGTCTCGTGCCCGGGCGATCACGGCCTCGCGATCGGCGTCGAATTCCGGGAAGTCCAAATGGGCATGGGAGTCCACAAGATGCATGCCAGTGTCCCCTACTTCAAGCGAGCGCCGTTGGGCACGTCCTCCAAAAAGCCGACCAGGACCGGCTTCCCCTGCTCGCCCACCGTGGCGGCCAGGACCATGCCGTTGGACTCGACGCCGCGGAGCTTGCGTGGCTGGAGGTTTGTCACCACGACCACCTTGCGGCCCAGTAGGTCTTCGGGCTTGTACACTTCGGCGATGCCAGCCACCACCTGACGCACTTCTTCGCCGATGTCCACCAACAGCTTCAAAAGCTTGTCGGCACCAGCGACGCGCTCGACAGATTTCACCTCGCCGACACGCATCTCCACCTTGGCAAAATCTTCAATCGTAATCACGTTGCTTTTCGCCTCCTTGCCCGGCGCGGCCGGGCCACGGACACTCGGTGGTCTCAGCAACTCCTGTTCGAGCTGCTCAATTTGATCCAAAGCATCGTCCTTCTTCACCCGGGGGAAGATCGGTTCAGGCTTGCCGATGCGCGTCCCCGGGCGCAGCTTCCCCCAGTTTTCCATCGTTACCCCAGAAGTCAGTTGCTCATCGGCCGGACTTGCCTGAAGCCCAAGCTGTTGCCAGATCTTCGCTGTTGCGTGGGGCATAACCGGATGTGCCAGCAGAGTGACAATCCGCAGCGCTTCCGCGGCGGTGTAAAGCACGGTGGCGAGCCGGTCGCGTTGGGAGGGGTCTTCCGCCAAGGCCCAGGGCTGCTGAAGAACGAGGTATTTGTCAACCTCCGCGATCAATCCCCAGACCGTCACCAGGGCCGGTGAGAAGGCCAACTGGTCGTACTGAATCAAGCAAGTTCCAATGTCGCGGACTGCTCTCGCCTCGACCGTCTCATCGCGAGGGGTCTTCGTGCCAGTGGGCGCTGGCACTTCTCCGGCGAAGTATCGGTCTATCATCGTGAGGGTACGGCTAGCAAGATTGCCCAGTCCATTGGCGAGGTCGCTATTGTAGCGATTGATGAGCGCCTCGCGGCTGAAGTTGCCGTCCTGGCCGAAGACCATTTCGCGCAGGAGGAAGTACCGCAGCGCGTCCACGCCCAACACGCGGGCGATGGGCTGCGGCAATTGGATATTGCCGCGCGACTTCGACATCTTCTGCTGCTCGAAAAGCCACCAACCGTGCGCGAAGATCGTTTTCGGCAGGGGCTCGCCCGCAGCCATCAGGAATGCCGGCCAATAGACGGCGTGGAAACGCAAGATCTCCTTGCCAATCAGGTGCAGGTCGGCGGGCCAGTATTTCTCCCACTGCAGCTCGTCGTCGC
Protein-coding regions in this window:
- a CDS encoding polyprenyl synthetase family protein, which produces MTAQEIFELVRDDLRMVEGEFAAQSDAAVEPVASIGRYLLDGGGKRLRPALLLLAAKCSGYEGQSAIKLGTVVELIHTATLIHDDVIDGADTRRGRASTNSRWGNHLSVLAGDWLYMQSFQIALAERNFKILDILIGLTQTMVEGELLQLARLGKMDLTEEDALDLVYRKTACLFGGCAKLGAVLARQESLEFPLSEYGRQAGMAFQLVDDVLDFTSSAAKLGKPVASDLKEGKVTLPLIYALETVHGSGRKKVESVLQDKGFLRVHPEEIVALVRETGALERTLARAHLYADNARRCLDVAPDSIYRQALAAVPQFILEREY
- a CDS encoding TatD family hydrolase translates to MHLVDSHAHLDFPEFDADREAVIARARDAGVELLLSIGSGAGPDRLDAAIPFAQRYPWIYASVGVHPHDAARISAAHDDALRKLGSDSRVIAWGEIGLDYHYPQPPPEVQQRVFRRQLDLAAEAKLPVIIHCRQAWGDCLRILAEQWAPTNLGGILHCFSGTLDDARRAIGFGFLVSFAGNVTYPKAAVLRSVAAQLPPDCLLAETDCPYLAPQRFRGKRNEPAHVAEVVRALAALHQAPEDALAAALLENFRNLFRLPVAASGATGKLVES
- the metG gene encoding methionine--tRNA ligase codes for the protein MEKFYLTTPIYYVNARPHLGHTYTTVVADTIARYKRMRGYDVVFLTGTDEHGQKVERSARAAGLDPQRFADQISAEYRRLWEELDLKHDRFIRTTELRHERAVHRLLHLAKDNGYIYKGSYQGQYCVFDELYVDDPTPDAPCPECGRPTEHIREENYFFKLSAFQDRLLDHYEKHPEFVQPETRRNEVIAFVRGGLRDLSVSRTTLKWGIPWPGDEKHVFYVWYDALTSYMSGIGYGDDELQWEKYWPADLHLIGKEILRFHAVYWPAFLMAAGEPLPKTIFAHGWWLFEQQKMSKSRGNIQLPQPIARVLGVDALRYFLLREMVFGQDGNFSREALINRYNSDLANGLGNLASRTLTMIDRYFAGEVPAPTGTKTPRDETVEARAVRDIGTCLIQYDQLAFSPALVTVWGLIAEVDKYLVLQQPWALAEDPSQRDRLATVLYTAAEALRIVTLLAHPVMPHATAKIWQQLGLQASPADEQLTSGVTMENWGKLRPGTRIGKPEPIFPRVKKDDALDQIEQLEQELLRPPSVRGPAAPGKEAKSNVITIEDFAKVEMRVGEVKSVERVAGADKLLKLLVDIGEEVRQVVAGIAEVYKPEDLLGRKVVVVTNLQPRKLRGVESNGMVLAATVGEQGKPVLVGFLEDVPNGARLK